From Streptomyces sp. HUAS MG91, the proteins below share one genomic window:
- a CDS encoding lectin, translating to MSPLPRSALTRSTAVRAALATVLLTVSAGALATTPAAAATGTITGLGGKCLDVAAASSANGTAVQLYDCNGTAAQQWTVGTDGTIRALGKCLDVTGNSTANGARLQLWDCAGGTNQKWTVSAARDLVGQQSGKCADVTGNTSANGTPVQIWSCTGAANQKWTAPSGGGTPPASAPMAVAPYLYNGWGNPPSPTTIMNATGVKWFTLAFVLSNGSCNPQWDGGRPLTGGVDQQTINTVRANGGDVVPSFGGYSGNKLESSCTSASALAGAYQKVINAYGLKAIDIDLEADAYSNGTVQQRTVDALKTVKANNPGIKVYVTIGTGQSGPDTSLINRAANSGLTVDSWTIMPFDFGGSGQNMGTLTTKAAEGLKNALKNAYGYSDDQAYRGMGISSMNGITDDNETVTPADFQTILAYAQQHHLARLTFWSANRDRPCSGGYPNDDTCSGVSQSAWQFTGIFAKYTG from the coding sequence ATGTCCCCCCTGCCCAGATCTGCTCTCACGCGCTCGACCGCCGTACGCGCCGCGCTCGCCACCGTGCTGCTGACGGTGTCGGCGGGCGCGCTCGCCACGACCCCCGCCGCGGCGGCCACCGGCACCATCACCGGACTCGGCGGCAAGTGTCTCGACGTGGCGGCGGCCAGCTCCGCCAACGGCACCGCCGTCCAGCTCTACGACTGCAACGGAACCGCCGCACAACAGTGGACCGTCGGCACCGACGGCACGATCCGCGCCCTCGGCAAGTGCCTTGACGTCACCGGCAATTCGACCGCCAACGGAGCCAGGCTCCAGCTGTGGGACTGCGCCGGCGGCACCAACCAGAAGTGGACCGTCTCCGCCGCCCGCGACCTCGTCGGCCAGCAGTCCGGCAAGTGCGCGGACGTCACCGGCAACACCTCGGCGAACGGCACCCCCGTCCAGATCTGGAGCTGCACCGGCGCCGCGAACCAGAAGTGGACCGCGCCCAGCGGCGGCGGCACGCCTCCCGCGTCGGCGCCGATGGCCGTCGCCCCGTACCTCTACAACGGCTGGGGCAACCCGCCGAGCCCGACCACGATCATGAACGCCACCGGCGTCAAGTGGTTCACCCTCGCCTTCGTCCTCAGCAACGGCAGCTGCAACCCGCAGTGGGACGGCGGCCGCCCGCTGACCGGCGGCGTCGACCAGCAGACCATCAACACGGTGCGCGCGAACGGCGGCGACGTGGTCCCGTCGTTCGGCGGCTACAGCGGCAACAAGCTGGAGAGCTCCTGCACCAGCGCCAGTGCGCTGGCGGGCGCGTACCAGAAGGTCATCAACGCGTACGGGCTCAAGGCCATCGACATCGACCTGGAGGCCGACGCGTACAGCAACGGCACCGTGCAGCAGCGCACGGTGGACGCGCTGAAGACCGTCAAGGCCAACAACCCGGGCATCAAGGTGTACGTCACCATCGGCACGGGCCAGTCGGGACCCGACACCAGCCTGATCAACCGGGCCGCGAACTCCGGTCTCACCGTGGACAGTTGGACCATCATGCCGTTCGACTTCGGCGGCTCCGGCCAGAACATGGGCACGCTGACCACCAAGGCGGCCGAGGGCCTCAAGAACGCCCTCAAGAACGCGTACGGCTACAGCGACGACCAGGCCTACCGGGGCATGGGCATCTCGTCCATGAACGGGATCACCGACGACAACGAGACCGTCACCCCCGCCGACTTCCAGACCATCCTGGCCTACGCGCAGCAGCACCACCTCGCGCGCCTCACGTTCTGGTCGGCCAACCGCGACCGGCCCTGCTCCGGCGGCTACCCGAACGACGACACCTGCTCGGGCGTGTCCCAGAGCGCCTGGCAGTTCACCGGCATCTTCGCCAAGTACACCGGCTGA
- a CDS encoding RICIN domain-containing protein: protein MEFAAQAPASAQTEAAAALPTGPTTVINKGSGKCVDARAAASADGTAVQQYSCNGSAAQTWQLVATSGGYYRVNSGLDATKAWDVTDVSTADSAAVQLWTYSSGANQQWLPVAEADGSYHFVNRNSGKCLDVPSASTADSVQLAQYTCNGTAAQSFTLGGGATNPPGTPDFGPNVTVFDPSMSASSIQSKLNSVFAQQQTNQFGSARQALLFKPGTYSADANVGFYTQVAGLGLSPDDVTINGAVHAEADWFQGNATQNFWRDAENLSVNPTGGTDRWAVSQAAPYRRMHVRGNLALDDGGWSSGGFISDTKVDGQIRSGSQQQFLTRNSQMASWSGSNWNMVFVGDQGAPAQSFPTYTNVASTPTIREKPFLYVDGAGAYKVFVPALRSNAVGTTWSGKTPAGTSLPLDQFFIVKPGATAADMNAALAAGKNLLVTPGVYHLNQTLNVTRPDTVVLGMGLATLVPDGGITAISTADVDGIQLAGLLVDAGTTNSQTLVRIGPDGSSANHAADPIQLSDFFVRIGGATVGKATNSLVVNSPNTVIDHTWIWRADHGNGGTVGWTSNTADTGLIVNGADVTAYGLFVEHFQKTQVVWNGNGGRTYFFQNEMPYDPPNQAAWMNGSGKGYPAYKVANSVTSHEAWGLGSYCYFSTNSSVVADRAFEVPNTSGVKFHDMVTVSLGGTGTISHVINNTGGPSNSSSNVAYLTNYP, encoded by the coding sequence ATCGAGTTCGCCGCGCAGGCGCCGGCGAGCGCGCAGACCGAGGCGGCCGCCGCGCTCCCGACCGGCCCCACCACCGTGATCAACAAGGGCAGCGGCAAGTGCGTCGACGCCCGCGCCGCCGCCAGTGCCGACGGCACCGCGGTACAGCAGTACAGCTGCAACGGCAGCGCCGCGCAGACCTGGCAGCTGGTCGCCACCAGCGGCGGCTACTACCGCGTGAACAGCGGCCTCGACGCCACCAAGGCGTGGGACGTCACCGACGTGTCCACCGCCGACTCCGCGGCCGTCCAGCTGTGGACCTACTCCAGCGGCGCCAACCAGCAGTGGCTGCCCGTCGCCGAGGCCGACGGCTCGTACCACTTCGTCAACCGCAACAGCGGCAAGTGCCTCGACGTCCCCAGCGCCTCCACCGCCGACAGCGTGCAGCTCGCGCAGTACACCTGCAACGGCACCGCCGCGCAGTCCTTCACGCTCGGCGGCGGCGCGACGAACCCGCCCGGCACCCCGGACTTCGGCCCGAACGTGACGGTCTTCGACCCGTCGATGTCCGCCTCCAGCATCCAGTCCAAGCTGAACTCCGTCTTCGCCCAGCAGCAGACCAACCAGTTCGGCTCGGCCCGCCAGGCCCTGCTGTTCAAGCCCGGCACCTACAGCGCCGACGCCAACGTGGGCTTCTACACCCAGGTCGCGGGGCTAGGCCTGTCGCCCGACGACGTGACCATCAACGGCGCCGTGCACGCGGAGGCCGACTGGTTCCAGGGCAACGCCACGCAGAACTTCTGGCGCGACGCCGAGAACCTGTCGGTCAACCCGACCGGCGGCACCGACCGCTGGGCCGTCTCGCAGGCCGCGCCCTACCGGCGCATGCACGTGCGCGGCAACCTCGCGCTCGACGACGGCGGCTGGTCCAGCGGCGGCTTCATCTCCGACACCAAGGTCGACGGCCAGATCCGCTCCGGCTCGCAGCAGCAGTTCCTCACCCGCAACTCCCAGATGGCCAGCTGGTCGGGGTCGAACTGGAACATGGTCTTCGTCGGCGACCAGGGCGCACCCGCCCAGTCCTTCCCGACGTACACCAACGTCGCGAGCACCCCGACGATCCGCGAGAAGCCGTTCCTCTACGTGGACGGGGCGGGCGCCTACAAGGTGTTCGTGCCCGCGCTGCGGTCGAACGCGGTGGGCACCACGTGGAGCGGCAAGACCCCGGCGGGCACCTCGCTGCCGCTCGACCAGTTCTTCATCGTCAAGCCCGGCGCCACCGCCGCCGACATGAACGCGGCCCTCGCCGCGGGCAAGAACCTGCTGGTCACCCCGGGCGTCTACCACCTCAACCAGACGCTGAACGTCACCCGCCCCGACACGGTCGTCCTCGGCATGGGCCTCGCCACCCTCGTCCCGGACGGCGGGATCACCGCGATCAGCACCGCCGACGTGGACGGCATCCAGCTGGCCGGCCTGCTCGTCGACGCGGGCACCACCAACTCCCAGACCCTGGTGCGGATCGGCCCCGACGGCTCCTCCGCGAACCACGCGGCCGACCCCATCCAGCTGTCCGACTTCTTCGTCCGGATCGGCGGCGCCACCGTCGGCAAGGCGACCAACTCCCTGGTCGTCAACAGCCCGAACACGGTCATCGACCACACCTGGATCTGGCGGGCCGACCACGGCAACGGCGGCACGGTCGGCTGGACCAGCAACACCGCCGACACCGGGCTCATCGTCAACGGCGCCGACGTCACCGCGTACGGCCTGTTCGTCGAGCACTTCCAGAAGACCCAGGTCGTCTGGAACGGCAACGGCGGCCGCACGTACTTCTTCCAGAACGAGATGCCCTACGACCCGCCCAACCAGGCCGCCTGGATGAACGGCAGCGGCAAGGGATATCCCGCCTACAAGGTGGCCAACTCCGTGACCAGCCACGAGGCGTGGGGGCTCGGCAGCTACTGCTACTTCAGCACCAACTCCAGCGTCGTCGCCGACCGCGCCTTCGAGGTGCCCAACACCTCCGGGGTCAAGTTCCACGACATGGTCACCGTCTCGCTCGGCGGCACCGGCACCATCAGCCACGTCATCAACAACACCGGCGGACCGTCCAACTCCAGCAGCAACGTCGCCTACCTCACCAACTACCCGTAA
- the ssuE gene encoding NADPH-dependent FMN reductase, which produces MPLLLTLTGSASAPGTSRTAHLARDLGTQLAAGRHEIRHLDVRSLPAEGLLSADTADPDIAAAAALVARADALIVASPVYKAAYSGVLKTFLDLLPQYALRGKPVLPLATGGSPAHVLAVDYALRPVLTSLGADVAQGWFVLDRHITVDADGGVTLTPETREALAPVLGRFRDALPTGSRLAAA; this is translated from the coding sequence GTGCCCCTCCTCCTCACCCTCACCGGCAGCGCCTCCGCCCCCGGCACCTCCCGCACCGCCCACCTCGCGCGCGACCTCGGCACCCAACTCGCCGCCGGCCGCCACGAGATACGGCACCTCGACGTCCGCTCGCTGCCCGCCGAGGGGCTGCTGTCCGCCGACACCGCCGACCCCGACATCGCCGCGGCCGCCGCCCTCGTGGCCCGCGCCGACGCCCTGATCGTCGCCAGCCCCGTCTACAAGGCCGCCTACTCCGGCGTCCTGAAGACGTTCCTCGACCTGCTGCCGCAGTACGCGCTGCGCGGCAAGCCCGTGCTGCCGCTGGCCACCGGCGGCTCGCCCGCGCACGTCCTCGCCGTCGACTACGCGCTGCGGCCCGTCCTCACCTCGCTCGGCGCCGATGTCGCGCAGGGCTGGTTCGTCCTCGACCGGCACATCACCGTCGACGCGGACGGCGGTGTCACCCTCACCCCCGAGACGCGGGAGGCGCTCGCCCCGGTCCTCGGCCGCTTCCGCGACGCGCTGCCCACGGGCTCCCGTCTCGCCGCCGCCTGA